Proteins found in one Paenibacillus sp. FSL R10-2782 genomic segment:
- the rplU gene encoding 50S ribosomal protein L21, which yields MYAIIETGGKQYKVQEGDVLFIEKLEATDGETVTFNRVLAVSSDNGLTTGTPLLSGATVTATVEKHGQGQKVIVYKYKPKKNYHVKQGHRQPYTKVTIGKIQA from the coding sequence ATGTACGCAATTATTGAAACAGGTGGTAAGCAATACAAAGTTCAAGAGGGCGATGTATTGTTCATCGAGAAGTTGGAAGCTACCGATGGTGAAACTGTAACGTTCAACCGTGTTCTGGCAGTATCTAGCGACAATGGCTTGACTACAGGTACACCGCTTCTTTCCGGAGCTACTGTAACAGCTACAGTTGAGAAACATGGTCAAGGCCAAAAGGTCATTGTATACAAATACAAACCTAAAAAGAACTACCATGTGAAGCAAGGTCATCGTCAACCGTACACGAAAGTGACGATTGGAAAAATCCAAGCGTAA
- a CDS encoding peptidoglycan DD-metalloendopeptidase family protein has protein sequence MNKNSGIKQRREERIQQLIARNKAEEYSLGMNQDRHRNREMKPMPAVSTNRPRDPETEWKNERQRWQQSFGENRRPSFWLSFWRRSVFATVLFGLVWGLFRWDVPYAVNLRMFIADALNKDMDFAAAGQWYETYFDGTPSFLPIFGEKPETYKVNAVRKGSPPIQGNITQPFALSLKGVEIVPNAAGIGAIAVKSIDAGRVLDIFNHPESGITITIRHTGGITVTYGRLSRSTLKVNDWVQEGDEVGVLPAGHSGSEAATLFFAVQRGNQYIDPAEVVALD, from the coding sequence ATGAATAAAAACTCCGGAATCAAGCAGCGCAGAGAAGAACGCATACAGCAGCTGATCGCGAGAAACAAAGCGGAAGAGTATTCCTTAGGCATGAATCAGGACAGGCACAGGAACAGGGAAATGAAGCCGATGCCAGCAGTCAGTACCAACAGGCCCAGAGACCCGGAAACCGAATGGAAAAATGAACGACAACGCTGGCAGCAATCTTTTGGGGAGAACCGGCGTCCTTCTTTTTGGCTTTCTTTTTGGCGCAGGTCTGTATTCGCTACAGTGTTGTTTGGATTGGTGTGGGGATTATTTCGCTGGGATGTTCCCTATGCCGTCAATTTGAGAATGTTTATCGCCGATGCCTTAAATAAGGATATGGATTTTGCAGCCGCTGGACAATGGTATGAAACTTATTTTGATGGGACCCCGTCCTTTTTACCAATCTTTGGAGAGAAGCCTGAAACATACAAGGTGAACGCAGTCCGCAAAGGCTCTCCTCCAATTCAAGGGAATATAACACAGCCATTTGCACTAAGTCTCAAAGGAGTGGAAATTGTACCCAATGCTGCTGGTATTGGGGCAATCGCTGTCAAAAGTATAGATGCGGGACGTGTGCTGGACATATTCAATCACCCGGAAAGTGGAATTACAATTACAATTCGCCACACGGGCGGCATTACCGTAACGTACGGACGTCTATCTCGCTCTACCTTAAAGGTGAACGATTGGGTCCAGGAGGGGGACGAGGTCGGTGTGCTGCCAGCAGGCCATAGTGGCAGTGAGGCGGCGACTCTGTTTTTTGCGGTGCAGAGAGGAAATCAGTATATCGATCCGGCGGAAGTGGTAGCCCTTGATTAA
- the obgE gene encoding GTPase ObgE translates to MFVDKAKIFVKGGDGGDGLIAFRREKYVPEGGPGGGDGGNGGDVIFRVDEGLRTLMDFRYQRHFKAKRGEKGRNKSQHGANADHMIVRIPPGTVIMDDDTGEVVADMTRHGQQVIVAKGGRGGRGNIRFATPNNPAPELAENGGEGQERYITLELKVMADVGLVGFPSVGKSTLLSVVSSAKPKIGAYHFTTITPNLGVVDVGDHRNFVMADLPGLIEGAHEGIGLGHEFLRHIERTRIIIHVVDMAGSEGRDPFEDWTKINDELKQYNAALAERPQIVAANKMDMPESEENLAQFKEQIAAVRPDLEIMPISSLTRQGVKELLYRAADLLDQIPDEPIVEEVAEVNERKVFKLDKAEDESFTIVRDNDTFVVHSVKIERMMKRMQLNSHDAILKLARTLRHMGVDAELRKRGAVDGTSVRIADFEFEFVEGSSYY, encoded by the coding sequence ATGTTTGTAGATAAAGCGAAGATTTTTGTTAAGGGCGGCGACGGTGGAGACGGGTTGATTGCATTTCGCCGTGAGAAATACGTTCCCGAAGGCGGCCCTGGTGGCGGTGATGGAGGTAACGGTGGAGACGTGATTTTCCGTGTCGATGAAGGTTTGCGTACCTTAATGGATTTTCGGTACCAGCGGCATTTTAAAGCTAAACGAGGAGAAAAAGGCCGCAACAAAAGCCAGCATGGAGCCAATGCGGATCATATGATCGTACGAATACCTCCGGGTACAGTTATCATGGATGATGATACGGGTGAAGTAGTGGCAGATATGACACGTCATGGTCAGCAGGTCATCGTGGCCAAAGGCGGACGTGGAGGGCGCGGAAATATCCGTTTTGCCACACCAAACAATCCAGCGCCTGAGCTGGCTGAGAACGGCGGAGAGGGACAGGAACGTTATATTACCCTTGAGCTTAAAGTAATGGCTGATGTAGGCTTGGTTGGTTTCCCTAGTGTGGGTAAGTCCACATTGCTGTCGGTAGTATCTTCTGCAAAGCCGAAAATAGGTGCCTACCATTTTACAACGATTACGCCTAATTTGGGTGTTGTAGATGTAGGCGACCATCGCAACTTTGTTATGGCTGATCTGCCTGGATTGATTGAGGGAGCTCATGAAGGCATAGGACTGGGACATGAATTCCTGCGGCACATTGAACGGACACGTATTATTATTCACGTCGTGGATATGGCGGGTTCTGAGGGGCGTGATCCGTTTGAGGATTGGACTAAAATCAACGACGAATTAAAGCAATATAACGCGGCATTAGCCGAGCGTCCACAAATTGTGGCGGCGAATAAAATGGATATGCCGGAATCGGAAGAAAATCTGGCTCAATTCAAGGAGCAAATCGCTGCTGTTCGTCCAGATCTCGAAATTATGCCCATTTCCTCGTTGACGCGCCAAGGCGTAAAGGAATTGCTCTATCGGGCTGCTGATCTGTTGGATCAAATACCGGACGAGCCAATTGTTGAGGAAGTAGCAGAAGTGAATGAACGTAAGGTGTTTAAGCTGGATAAGGCAGAGGATGAAAGTTTCACCATTGTGCGTGACAATGATACATTCGTGGTCCACAGTGTCAAAATCGAGCGCATGATGAAGCGTATGCAGCTGAATTCGCACGATGCGATTTTAAAGTTAGCAAGAACATTGCGCCATATGGGTGTGGATGCTGAGCTGCGCAAGCGTGGTGCCGTTGATGGGACGTCTGTACGCATTGCCGATTTCGAATTTGAATTCGTGGAAGGCAGCAGCTATTATTAA
- the minD gene encoding septum site-determining protein MinD, whose amino-acid sequence MGEAIVVTSGKGGVGKTTTSANIGTALALLGKKVCLVDTDIGLRNLDVVMGLENRIIYDLVDVVEGRCRLNQALVKDKRFEELYMLPAAQTKDKSAVTPEQVKDIILELKKDFEYILIDCPAGIEQGFKNAIAGADQAIVITTPENAAVRDADRVIGLLESSHVISPKLVVNRIRNSMVKSGDMLDIDGILQVLSIDLIGIVPDDEMVIKAANTGEPTVMNPDSQAAIAYRNIARRILGDTVPLMQLDQKKSVMTRFKKFFGMGG is encoded by the coding sequence ATGGGAGAGGCTATCGTCGTCACTTCAGGAAAAGGCGGCGTCGGCAAAACGACGACGTCAGCCAATATAGGAACAGCGCTGGCACTGCTCGGCAAAAAGGTGTGCTTGGTGGATACGGATATCGGCTTGCGTAATCTGGATGTTGTTATGGGTCTGGAAAATCGGATTATTTATGATCTGGTCGATGTAGTGGAAGGTCGTTGCCGTTTAAATCAGGCTTTGGTCAAGGATAAGCGCTTTGAGGAGCTGTATATGCTGCCTGCTGCTCAGACCAAGGACAAAAGTGCCGTAACGCCAGAGCAGGTTAAGGATATTATTTTGGAGCTTAAAAAGGATTTTGAATATATATTGATTGACTGTCCTGCGGGTATTGAGCAGGGATTCAAAAATGCTATTGCCGGAGCGGATCAGGCCATTGTCATAACGACACCGGAAAACGCTGCTGTGCGTGATGCTGACCGGGTTATCGGATTACTGGAAAGCTCGCATGTGATCTCGCCAAAACTGGTGGTTAACCGTATCCGTAACAGTATGGTCAAATCCGGGGATATGCTGGATATTGATGGCATCTTACAAGTGCTCAGCATAGACCTCATTGGGATTGTGCCAGATGATGAAATGGTAATCAAGGCAGCCAATACAGGAGAGCCTACCGTCATGAATCCCGATTCACAGGCAGCGATTGCATACCGTAACATTGCTAGACGGATTTTGGGTGACACAGTTCCGCTCATGCAATTGGATCAGAAGAAAAGCGTAATGACTCGGTTTAAGAAATTTTTTGGTATGGGTGGATGA
- a CDS encoding ribosomal-processing cysteine protease Prp, which translates to MIIVRITRLEDGSIQGFSIKGHANYAKSGEDIVCAGVSAVTVGTVNSIEALTHVDMESEIENGFLSAYLPPEVHHDANAQVQLLLESMVIMLTSIAESYGKYIQIENKQRRR; encoded by the coding sequence GTGATTATCGTGCGTATTACACGACTGGAGGATGGCAGCATACAGGGATTTTCCATTAAAGGTCATGCGAATTACGCCAAATCTGGTGAGGATATCGTATGTGCTGGCGTATCAGCGGTAACTGTAGGGACGGTCAATTCGATTGAAGCTCTTACACACGTTGATATGGAATCGGAAATAGAAAACGGCTTTTTGAGCGCGTATCTTCCCCCCGAAGTTCATCATGATGCGAACGCGCAGGTACAACTGCTGCTGGAATCTATGGTGATTATGCTGACAAGTATTGCTGAATCATACGGTAAGTATATTCAAATAGAAAATAAACAAAGAAGGAGGTAG
- a CDS encoding Rne/Rng family ribonuclease has product MKQMIVQCQQQMTQMALLEEGRLVEYAAELPRKRGILGSFFKARVVNVLPGMQAAFVDIGQRKNAFLYVDDVLHAHLDKQPEMKPSISELLKVGQEIVVQVLKEAVGSKGARVTTHFSLPGRWIVYMPGADYVAVSKKIEREGERTRLKAMGEHLRTGEEGVIIRTVSEEMSREAVENDLNQLRQQWEVIQRKATEHSAPCELHRDLSIVQRLIRDVFTPEQDELIIDSEEQAREAEILLRQISSEKAHVSIFRGAEETIFKTYGIHEQLERDFARKVWLQGGGYIIIDHTEALTVIDVNTGKFTGGSNLEETVTRTNIEAAEEIARLLRVRDIGGIIIIDFIDMEQEENRREVSSVLESRLKKDRTKSYVVGWTRLGLLEMTRKKVREEKTIL; this is encoded by the coding sequence ATGAAGCAAATGATTGTACAATGCCAGCAGCAGATGACCCAAATGGCACTGTTGGAAGAGGGACGATTGGTAGAATATGCAGCTGAATTGCCGCGAAAGCGGGGAATTCTTGGCTCCTTTTTCAAAGCCAGAGTCGTCAATGTACTGCCGGGAATGCAAGCTGCCTTTGTTGATATTGGACAGCGAAAGAATGCCTTTTTATATGTGGATGACGTACTTCACGCCCATTTGGACAAGCAACCTGAGATGAAGCCGTCCATTTCCGAGCTGTTGAAAGTTGGACAAGAAATTGTAGTACAGGTGTTGAAAGAGGCCGTGGGTAGCAAAGGTGCTAGAGTAACCACTCATTTTTCACTTCCGGGTCGCTGGATTGTATACATGCCTGGCGCCGATTATGTGGCTGTATCCAAAAAGATCGAGCGTGAGGGAGAACGGACTCGTCTGAAAGCGATGGGAGAGCATCTTCGAACGGGTGAGGAAGGAGTCATTATTCGTACAGTTTCGGAGGAAATGAGCAGAGAAGCGGTTGAAAATGACCTGAACCAGTTGCGTCAGCAATGGGAAGTCATTCAGCGTAAAGCTACCGAACACTCTGCTCCATGTGAGCTGCACCGGGATTTGAGCATCGTCCAGCGTTTGATACGGGATGTGTTTACACCGGAGCAGGATGAGCTGATTATTGACAGTGAGGAACAGGCGAGGGAAGCGGAAATATTACTACGTCAAATCAGTTCGGAGAAAGCTCATGTGAGCATATTTCGTGGTGCAGAAGAGACCATATTTAAAACCTATGGTATCCATGAGCAACTGGAACGTGATTTTGCGCGAAAAGTATGGCTTCAGGGCGGTGGATATATCATCATCGACCATACAGAGGCACTGACCGTCATTGATGTGAACACTGGGAAATTTACGGGGGGTAGCAATCTGGAAGAGACGGTGACCCGGACTAACATCGAGGCGGCCGAAGAGATTGCCCGGCTGCTGCGTGTACGTGATATCGGGGGCATTATCATTATTGATTTTATTGACATGGAACAAGAGGAGAACCGACGTGAAGTGTCCTCTGTGCTGGAGTCTAGGCTGAAAAAAGACCGAACCAAATCATATGTCGTTGGCTGGACACGGCTAGGACTTCTGGAGATGACTCGAAAAAAGGTACGCGAGGAAAAGACGATTTTATAA
- the mreD gene encoding rod shape-determining protein MreD: MKIRGQVLILLLFALFIAEGTILPWLLPDSWHPRMVPNLVFVVILFVSVYYSRHTALVLGIVFGLIHDVVYYGFIIGPYSFAMGLSAYLLGLVFTARRAPMPIMMGAVLLGSFLLDSMLFAIDHLFQLNHQNFDWALAQYMIPDLFIHFLFALIIYVPVRKQLQRLGIRVKKEENV; this comes from the coding sequence ATGAAGATACGCGGTCAGGTTTTAATACTGCTGCTGTTTGCACTGTTTATAGCTGAAGGAACGATTCTTCCGTGGCTTCTTCCGGATAGTTGGCATCCGAGAATGGTTCCGAATTTAGTGTTTGTCGTCATTCTGTTCGTATCCGTATATTATAGTCGCCATACAGCATTGGTACTGGGTATTGTTTTTGGACTTATTCACGATGTTGTGTATTACGGGTTTATTATCGGACCTTACTCTTTTGCAATGGGATTGTCGGCTTATTTGCTGGGGCTGGTATTTACAGCTCGCCGTGCGCCGATGCCTATTATGATGGGAGCTGTGCTGCTCGGCAGTTTTCTGCTGGATTCCATGCTTTTTGCTATTGATCATTTGTTTCAGCTGAACCATCAGAATTTTGATTGGGCGCTGGCCCAATATATGATTCCTGATTTATTTATCCATTTTCTGTTCGCCCTCATCATTTACGTCCCAGTTCGCAAGCAATTGCAGCGTTTGGGTATCCGTGTGAAAAAGGAAGAGAATGTCTAG
- a CDS encoding M50 family metallopeptidase, whose translation MINVRGVNLSLHPLFVLVMLTSVLTGHFIEIMTLFTLVFIHELGHATAAALLGARVLTIQMLPFGGVAVIDDQGKLNAWKEIIIALAGPLQNGIMIVILLLLRNVSGVGHEYINYMIQGNAVIALFNLLPILPLDGGKIMQALLSLIIPYHRTLVWTFRASIVTSLLFCIYGVSPLLWQNGPVHLNLLAVGIFLLYSNIVDYRNIPYRFIRFLLGRDELFYREAAKGSIALPIVSLPMKHLEPVLRLFKRDRYHMVYVMNEQGRIVAVLPEQRLIRSYFAARPPDGGKSKPK comes from the coding sequence TTGATTAATGTCCGGGGTGTGAATTTGTCTCTGCATCCACTGTTCGTGCTGGTGATGCTGACCTCTGTGTTGACAGGGCATTTTATCGAGATTATGACTTTGTTTACGCTGGTGTTCATTCATGAGCTGGGACATGCGACAGCTGCCGCGTTGTTGGGGGCGCGAGTACTGACTATACAGATGCTACCCTTTGGAGGGGTGGCTGTCATTGACGATCAGGGAAAGCTCAACGCGTGGAAGGAGATTATCATTGCGCTGGCTGGTCCTTTGCAAAACGGAATTATGATTGTCATCCTTCTATTGCTAAGAAATGTGAGCGGAGTGGGGCATGAATATATAAATTATATGATTCAGGGAAATGCTGTCATTGCACTGTTCAATCTGCTCCCGATTTTACCACTGGATGGCGGGAAAATAATGCAGGCGCTGCTGAGCTTAATCATCCCGTATCACCGTACTCTAGTTTGGACTTTTCGAGCCAGCATCGTGACCAGCCTGCTATTTTGTATCTATGGTGTTTCCCCGTTATTATGGCAAAATGGACCTGTGCATTTAAATCTGCTGGCGGTAGGGATTTTTTTGCTTTATTCTAATATTGTGGATTATCGTAATATCCCCTATCGTTTTATACGTTTTTTGCTGGGAAGGGACGAGCTCTTTTACCGCGAGGCGGCCAAGGGAAGTATTGCCTTGCCAATTGTATCCTTGCCTATGAAACATTTGGAGCCTGTTTTGCGTCTTTTCAAAAGGGACCGATATCATATGGTTTATGTCATGAATGAGCAGGGACGGATTGTAGCCGTATTACCAGAGCAACGCCTTATTCGCTCTTATTTTGCAGCGCGTCCGCCGGATGGCGGAAAATCCAAACCTAAATAG
- a CDS encoding Spo0B domain-containing protein codes for MFQRIRTPHLALGSILIPLVFSLLYPAALTIIILAAWSVIAACFSMRYIQRQVEAERKAALRSLERTAIAALNHHRHDWMNDLQVLYGYIRMNKHDKSAAYVEIIKGRVAEDSKISKLGIPSLVFYLQSFRVNAGNLQLMVQVEEHLKLDAVMSPEDGESLASAVIETVRAYQYGGGRSSWGEVRRLTLNFGMDQNDVIVRFEGSDMPADLNLLKQVRSGHGSERIRTEKLPTGEMLQIRMQCQT; via the coding sequence ATGTTCCAGCGGATTAGAACACCTCATCTGGCGTTGGGTTCCATTCTGATTCCTTTGGTTTTTTCACTACTCTATCCTGCAGCACTAACGATTATCATATTAGCCGCGTGGTCTGTTATTGCCGCCTGTTTTAGCATGCGGTATATACAGAGACAGGTTGAAGCTGAGCGGAAAGCTGCTTTGCGTTCTTTGGAGCGTACAGCTATCGCAGCCCTTAATCATCACCGGCATGACTGGATGAATGACTTGCAGGTGCTTTATGGCTATATTCGTATGAATAAGCATGATAAATCGGCTGCTTATGTGGAAATAATAAAAGGGCGCGTGGCGGAGGACAGTAAAATATCCAAGCTGGGTATTCCCTCGCTGGTGTTTTATTTGCAATCTTTTCGCGTGAACGCCGGAAATTTACAGTTGATGGTTCAGGTTGAGGAGCATTTAAAGTTGGACGCTGTCATGTCTCCCGAAGACGGCGAGTCGCTTGCCTCGGCCGTCATAGAAACGGTACGTGCGTATCAATATGGCGGGGGCCGGTCGTCCTGGGGAGAAGTGCGCAGATTGACACTTAATTTCGGTATGGATCAGAATGATGTTATCGTCCGGTTTGAAGGCAGTGACATGCCTGCTGATTTGAATTTGTTAAAGCAGGTCAGATCCGGACACGGAAGTGAACGCATTCGAACAGAGAAGCTTCCTACGGGAGAAATGCTTCAAATTCGGATGCAGTGTCAGACATAA
- the rpmA gene encoding 50S ribosomal protein L27, which translates to MLKLTLDLQLFASKKGVGSTKNGRDSQSKRLGVKRADGQTVTGGSILVRQRGTKIHPGTNVGIGKDDTLFAKVDGVVKFERWGRDRKKVSIYPIDVAPVAATVEA; encoded by the coding sequence ATGTTGAAATTGACATTGGATCTTCAATTATTCGCATCGAAAAAAGGTGTAGGTTCCACGAAAAACGGACGTGACAGTCAATCGAAACGTCTTGGCGTGAAACGTGCTGACGGTCAAACAGTTACCGGCGGTAGCATTCTGGTTCGTCAACGCGGAACGAAAATTCACCCGGGCACGAACGTGGGCATCGGTAAGGACGACACTCTGTTCGCGAAAGTGGACGGCGTTGTGAAGTTCGAACGTTGGGGCCGTGATCGCAAAAAGGTGAGCATCTACCCGATTGACGTTGCTCCAGTAGCAGCTACTGTAGAAGCTTAA
- the minC gene encoding septum site-determining protein MinC, translated as MAVKSNHVTIKGIKDGLVFLLDDQCEFEDLLGELRFKLEHSHQNILTGPIIHVDIKLGSREVTEEQKESILEILRQKGNLLIRSVESPGLPSEVQGEAPIHTVTGIIRSGQVLHHNGNLLFLGDVNPGGIITCTGDIYVLGALRGMAHAGMEGNGEAIIAASYFAPTQLRISEMISRPPDEWETRESGMEFAYLKDGAMQIDKMSNIVRLGRDFNVFKGV; from the coding sequence ATGGCGGTTAAATCGAATCATGTCACGATTAAAGGCATCAAAGACGGCCTGGTTTTCCTTCTGGACGATCAATGCGAGTTTGAGGATTTGCTGGGTGAGCTGCGTTTCAAGCTGGAGCACAGTCATCAAAATATTTTAACCGGCCCGATTATTCATGTAGACATTAAGCTGGGAAGCCGGGAAGTGACGGAGGAACAGAAGGAAAGCATTCTGGAGATTTTGAGACAGAAGGGGAATTTGCTCATACGGTCCGTTGAATCGCCCGGACTGCCTTCAGAAGTGCAGGGGGAAGCTCCCATTCACACCGTGACAGGGATTATCCGTTCCGGCCAGGTGCTTCATCATAACGGGAATTTGCTCTTTTTGGGAGATGTGAACCCCGGTGGAATTATAACGTGTACTGGTGATATCTATGTCCTCGGTGCCCTTCGAGGTATGGCACATGCAGGGATGGAGGGAAATGGCGAGGCAATTATCGCAGCCTCCTATTTTGCACCAACACAGCTGCGAATTTCCGAAATGATCAGTCGTCCACCCGATGAATGGGAGACGCGTGAATCTGGAATGGAATTTGCGTATCTCAAGGACGGCGCCATGCAAATAGATAAAATGAGTAATATTGTGCGTCTGGGCCGCGATTTTAACGTGTTCAAAGGGGTGTAG